One genomic segment of Brevibacillus laterosporus LMG 15441 includes these proteins:
- a CDS encoding FHA domain-containing protein: MLGVEAYLFIKKGDSNQTTVKKFITETECTIGRRGATYQPDLSFTSLFISRQHAVIRQEKNQYVLYDLNSKHGTEVNGQPLQNAPHVLQYGDRISLAKGEAEFIFFTLENDLDVTREFIRPLGASKDQAVEQTEPVASNGSTDVKGLTINVERREILLDGVRLYLSGKDIDLLMLMYERVNQAVSYDEMKVHVWPERSSTVDGLPDVGRAEINALVYRLRKRLGEYGDKIITIPRYGYMLDL, encoded by the coding sequence ATGTTGGGAGTAGAAGCATATCTCTTCATTAAAAAGGGAGATTCCAACCAGACGACGGTCAAAAAATTCATTACAGAGACCGAATGCACAATTGGTAGACGTGGTGCGACGTATCAACCTGATTTATCTTTTACCAGTTTATTTATATCAAGACAACACGCTGTCATCCGCCAAGAAAAAAATCAGTACGTTCTTTATGACTTAAACAGCAAACATGGCACGGAGGTAAATGGGCAACCGCTCCAAAATGCCCCGCATGTTTTACAATACGGAGATCGTATTTCATTGGCAAAGGGAGAGGCAGAATTTATTTTCTTTACATTGGAAAATGACTTGGATGTGACACGGGAGTTTATTCGACCATTGGGTGCTAGTAAGGATCAGGCGGTGGAACAGACTGAGCCAGTGGCAAGCAATGGGAGTACGGATGTGAAGGGTTTAACCATCAATGTGGAGAGAAGAGAAATTCTGCTGGATGGAGTTCGTCTTTATTTATCGGGAAAAGATATTGATCTGTTGATGCTCATGTACGAGCGTGTAAATCAAGCTGTGAGCTATGATGAGATGAAAGTGCATGTGTGGCCAGAACGGTCATCTACAGTGGATGGATTGCCAGATGTAGGTCGGGCCGAGATTAATGCATTGGTTTACCGTTTACGTAAAAGGTTGGGTGAGTACGGTGATAAAATTATCACCATACCACGGTATGGTTATATGTTGGACTTATAA
- a CDS encoding peptidoglycan D,D-transpeptidase FtsI family protein, translating into MDKAEQKLHQEQRLQRMQWIFLITFFLFSAIILRLAQLQIIEGSEFERVLSSRSLKKDPIPAVRGDIYDRNGKLLVHSRASFTAVFHEPEGIKQREIIELAKKLEKVLRGMTQSAIMKKLDVGFTLENGQRKNIVRNAPKYMEKEIKYDLIPEEIAYLEEHREDLPGVDVVTKSIREYDTKQIAVQTIGYVRPYHVAQNLNSSFYKTEQENYLSDQLVGLDGIERSYEKELRGKNGYRLYEVAADQSVQRELKKEAPIRGQSLYLNIDERVQLEIRDFIKDFLPKLRGSVSLASGAKTAYVVAMEVDTGKVVSMVSYPEYDPNVWVHGPDQATYEQMKYSVTNGTIREAPYDVRPLTGPSAEQENNKHPKSIVPSGSVMKPITVLLGLKEGIITPSDQWTDPVTYYYGRGNDRIKNDNGHNYGVLNPVKAIAKSSNTYMARIGEGVAKKEGNRAVSLLQEYYHQFGLGVLTEVDLPSENKGKEDYLVMNQNYGPLAAMVQASFGQQVRATTVQLAQYAATLANKGVRLQPQLVDKIVDEKGNIVFRPKPKVLNKIEQPQVHWDILRNGMIQVTQPGGTSVNAFRGLPYQVAAKTGTSEQDIYVPVISTNSKGESITKWHKHARVNNGVIIAYAPADKPKLAVAVVVPEGGYGGRSASNISRAVFQAYDKYVGLR; encoded by the coding sequence GTGGATAAAGCAGAACAAAAACTGCATCAGGAACAGCGCTTACAGCGTATGCAATGGATTTTTCTGATTACCTTCTTTTTATTTTCCGCGATTATTCTGCGATTGGCTCAATTACAGATTATAGAGGGAAGCGAGTTTGAAAGAGTGTTAAGCTCTCGCTCCCTCAAAAAAGACCCCATTCCGGCTGTTCGCGGCGATATTTATGATCGTAATGGCAAGCTGCTGGTACATAGCAGAGCTTCATTTACAGCAGTTTTTCATGAACCAGAGGGTATAAAGCAGCGGGAGATTATTGAATTAGCCAAGAAACTTGAAAAAGTTCTCCGAGGAATGACACAAAGTGCAATTATGAAAAAGCTGGATGTAGGCTTCACCTTGGAGAATGGGCAGCGGAAAAACATTGTTCGAAATGCCCCGAAATATATGGAAAAAGAAATTAAGTATGACCTGATCCCCGAAGAAATTGCTTATTTAGAGGAGCATCGGGAAGACTTGCCAGGTGTAGATGTGGTAACAAAATCGATCAGAGAATACGACACCAAACAAATAGCTGTACAAACCATTGGCTACGTTCGTCCTTATCATGTAGCCCAAAATTTGAACAGCTCGTTTTATAAAACAGAGCAGGAGAATTATCTTTCTGATCAATTGGTTGGATTAGACGGAATCGAGCGTAGCTATGAAAAGGAACTGCGCGGAAAGAATGGCTATCGCTTATATGAGGTGGCGGCCGATCAGTCCGTACAACGCGAGCTAAAGAAAGAGGCTCCCATACGTGGTCAAAGTCTCTATCTAAACATTGATGAGCGTGTACAGTTAGAAATTAGAGATTTCATTAAAGACTTCCTCCCCAAGCTAAGAGGAAGTGTTTCATTAGCTTCTGGAGCGAAAACAGCTTATGTAGTAGCGATGGAAGTGGATACCGGTAAGGTAGTTTCGATGGTCAGCTATCCCGAATATGATCCTAATGTGTGGGTGCATGGTCCAGATCAGGCTACGTATGAGCAAATGAAATACTCTGTTACCAATGGGACGATTCGTGAGGCTCCTTACGATGTTCGGCCATTAACAGGCCCTTCAGCGGAACAGGAAAATAATAAACATCCCAAATCAATCGTACCCTCCGGCTCTGTGATGAAGCCAATTACAGTATTGCTAGGGTTAAAAGAGGGCATCATTACGCCGAGCGATCAATGGACCGATCCGGTTACGTACTACTATGGTCGAGGGAACGATCGAATAAAAAACGATAACGGTCATAATTACGGTGTGCTCAATCCAGTAAAGGCGATAGCTAAATCCTCGAATACGTATATGGCACGCATTGGAGAAGGTGTTGCCAAAAAGGAGGGTAACAGAGCAGTTTCGCTGTTGCAGGAGTACTATCATCAGTTTGGGTTGGGCGTGTTGACGGAAGTGGACCTACCGAGTGAGAATAAGGGCAAAGAGGATTATCTAGTTATGAATCAAAACTATGGGCCACTGGCTGCAATGGTACAAGCCTCCTTTGGTCAACAGGTACGAGCCACGACAGTTCAACTAGCTCAATACGCCGCGACTTTAGCAAATAAAGGCGTTCGGCTACAGCCTCAGCTTGTGGATAAAATCGTAGATGAAAAAGGAAACATTGTGTTTCGGCCCAAGCCTAAGGTTCTAAATAAAATCGAGCAACCGCAAGTACATTGGGATATTTTACGGAATGGAATGATACAGGTAACACAACCAGGCGGAACCTCTGTCAATGCATTTCGAGGCCTTCCCTATCAGGTAGCAGCCAAGACAGGTACATCTGAACAGGATATTTATGTTCCTGTCATTTCGACGAATTCAAAAGGAGAATCCATTACGAAATGGCACAAACACGCAAGGGTCAATAATGGTGTCATTATCGCCTATGCACCCGCGGACAAACCGAAGCTAGCAGTAGCAGTGGTTGTACCAGAGGGTGGTTATGGAGGGCGCTCTGCATCAAATATTAGTCGAGCTGTGTTTCAAGCATACGATAAATATGTGGGGTTAAGATGA
- the blaOXA gene encoding class D beta-lactamase, with product MKLLKYGAVLLLSVAMAGCSVMAKESELQRPASISEKKEIVDLSKVEVKEFFPNDEGTFILRDVEKNSTFIFNEERAKQPQAPESTFKIMNALIGLQVKAVDDEYTVKRWDGVKRDLDVWNKDHTLGSGMRYSTVWYYQQLARDIGAERMKEWLHKAAYGNQDISGGIDKFWLNSTLKITPLEQADFLEKLYKEQLPFDKQVMKTVKRMMIQQDEDLYTLYGKTGTRNTPAVGWFVGFVKIEGHPYIFVTNVNGEGSSSGVKAKNITLQILKKYNMLPTPSQNK from the coding sequence ATGAAACTATTGAAATATGGCGCGGTGTTACTTCTAAGTGTGGCTATGGCGGGATGCTCAGTAATGGCAAAGGAATCTGAGCTACAAAGACCAGCAAGTATATCTGAGAAAAAAGAGATCGTTGATTTATCCAAGGTGGAAGTGAAGGAATTTTTTCCAAATGACGAAGGTACGTTTATCCTGCGTGATGTGGAGAAAAATTCGACCTTTATTTTTAATGAAGAGAGAGCAAAACAACCGCAAGCACCTGAGTCTACTTTTAAAATCATGAATGCTCTAATAGGTCTTCAAGTAAAAGCAGTGGACGATGAATATACGGTGAAGCGCTGGGATGGCGTGAAGCGCGATCTTGATGTCTGGAACAAGGATCATACGCTTGGTTCGGGGATGCGCTATTCAACAGTCTGGTACTATCAACAGCTAGCTCGCGATATTGGTGCAGAACGCATGAAGGAATGGTTACATAAAGCAGCCTATGGGAATCAGGATATCAGCGGTGGAATTGATAAATTTTGGCTAAATAGTACCTTAAAGATCACACCTCTGGAGCAGGCAGATTTCTTAGAAAAGCTATATAAAGAACAATTGCCGTTTGACAAGCAGGTAATGAAGACTGTGAAACGCATGATGATCCAGCAGGATGAGGACTTGTACACGCTTTACGGAAAAACAGGGACACGCAATACACCAGCAGTTGGTTGGTTTGTAGGGTTTGTTAAGATAGAGGGACATCCTTATATCTTTGTTACCAATGTGAATGGGGAAGGAAGTTCCTCAGGAGTAAAGGCTAAAAATATTACATTACAAATCCTCAAAAAATATAACATGCTCCCAACACCATCTCAGAACAAATAG
- a CDS encoding IclR family transcriptional regulator has protein sequence MQHKNKTVVKALDLLSLFLTHPHLTLAQLVELTDKPKTSVHRMAGSLEEMGFLRKDEEGRYALGLTFLQYGQLVSDRLDIRQIALPWMNQLREEMGEAVHLIMKDGLDAIYVEKLDTKHPVRLYTKVGRRSPLYAGACSRIILAFLSDAEVEEYLENVRFERIAKGTITNGRELLKKLEESRQNFYTISYSELENETVSVAAPIFDHRGKLIAGLSVAGPEVRFQPDKLPLLIKETMETAERISRALGGQREYPRHRWTQLA, from the coding sequence GTGCAGCATAAAAATAAGACAGTGGTGAAAGCATTAGATTTACTTTCTCTATTTCTTACTCATCCACATTTAACGTTAGCTCAATTAGTAGAATTAACCGATAAGCCAAAAACCTCTGTTCATCGTATGGCCGGGTCCCTTGAAGAGATGGGATTCCTTCGAAAGGACGAGGAGGGGCGGTATGCGCTTGGGTTAACCTTTCTACAATATGGTCAACTAGTGTCCGATCGGTTAGATATTCGCCAAATAGCTCTTCCCTGGATGAATCAGCTAAGAGAGGAAATGGGGGAAGCTGTTCATCTTATTATGAAGGATGGACTGGATGCTATTTATGTCGAGAAGCTAGATACCAAGCATCCGGTGCGATTGTATACGAAAGTAGGGAGGCGCTCTCCTTTGTATGCGGGGGCCTGTTCACGGATTATTTTAGCGTTTCTTTCTGATGCAGAGGTTGAAGAATATCTGGAAAACGTTCGATTTGAGCGTATTGCTAAAGGAACCATTACGAACGGCAGGGAGCTATTGAAAAAGCTGGAAGAGTCTCGTCAAAATTTTTATACGATCAGTTACTCGGAATTAGAGAACGAAACGGTCTCCGTGGCGGCTCCTATTTTTGATCATCGGGGTAAACTAATAGCTGGTCTTAGTGTTGCAGGTCCTGAGGTGCGCTTTCAGCCTGATAAACTACCTTTGCTAATTAAAGAAACAATGGAGACAGCCGAACGAATCTCGCGTGCACTTGGTGGGCAAAGAGAGTATCCGCGACATCGATGGACCCAACTGGCATAG
- the pcp gene encoding pyroglutamyl-peptidase I — protein sequence MKKVLLTGFDPFGGEQINPAWEAVQQCYKLDIPNVEVIIKQIPTVFHRSLEVLESSMAEVQPDVVICVGQAGGRPDITVERLAINVDDARIPDNEGNQPIDQPIIEEGPVAYWSTLPIKAIVKEVRLAGIPASVSQTAGTFVCNHLFYGLAHLIATRFTRTKGGFIHIPYLPEQAVRFPGQPSMGLMSVKKALEVIVRTSVRVEQDIKAIEGQIS from the coding sequence GTGAAGAAAGTTTTGTTAACCGGTTTTGATCCTTTTGGTGGGGAACAAATTAATCCTGCATGGGAAGCAGTGCAACAATGCTACAAGCTTGATATTCCTAATGTTGAGGTAATCATCAAACAAATTCCCACTGTCTTTCATCGTTCTCTGGAGGTCTTGGAGAGCAGCATGGCCGAGGTACAGCCTGACGTCGTGATTTGTGTCGGACAGGCGGGCGGACGCCCGGACATCACCGTAGAACGGCTAGCGATTAATGTAGACGATGCCCGCATTCCAGATAATGAGGGGAATCAACCAATCGATCAGCCCATTATAGAAGAAGGTCCGGTAGCTTACTGGTCTACGTTGCCGATCAAAGCGATTGTCAAAGAGGTTCGGTTGGCAGGGATTCCTGCCTCCGTTTCTCAGACAGCCGGTACATTTGTTTGTAATCATCTCTTTTATGGTTTAGCTCATCTGATAGCTACGCGTTTTACAAGGACAAAAGGCGGCTTTATTCATATTCCCTATTTACCTGAACAGGCCGTTCGGTTTCCTGGACAGCCAAGTATGGGCTTGATGAGCGTGAAAAAGGCTTTGGAGGTTATCGTTCGTACCAGTGTAAGAGTTGAGCAGGATATTAAGGCGATTGAAGGACAGATCAGTTAG
- a CDS encoding LamB/YcsF family protein, translating into MYRVDLNCDLGESFGAYQMGNDEEILAFISSANIACGYHAGDPSTMRKTVHMALEKGVAIGAHPGLPDLIGFGRRTMDISPREAHDMVLYQIGALYAFVKAQGGVLHHVKPHGALYNMAAQSESLAEAIAEAVYSLDSELILYGLSGSRLLKAAEKLGLRSAHEVFADRTYQSDGSLTSRRQPNAVLTDTDAAVSQVIRMVKEGRVTSQQGTDVRIQADTVCIHGDGAHALSFARHIRSQLENEQIRVETVGHQA; encoded by the coding sequence ATGTATCGCGTAGATTTGAATTGTGATTTGGGAGAGAGCTTTGGTGCGTACCAGATGGGAAACGATGAAGAGATTCTTGCATTTATCAGCTCGGCAAATATCGCCTGCGGTTATCATGCAGGAGATCCATCTACCATGCGCAAAACCGTTCACATGGCTCTGGAAAAAGGAGTTGCGATTGGGGCACATCCAGGGCTGCCCGATTTAATCGGCTTTGGCCGCCGTACGATGGACATTTCACCACGTGAGGCACATGATATGGTGCTATACCAGATAGGAGCCCTATATGCCTTTGTGAAAGCGCAGGGGGGTGTTCTGCATCATGTGAAGCCCCATGGAGCCTTGTACAATATGGCGGCACAAAGTGAGAGCTTGGCCGAAGCGATTGCAGAAGCCGTATATAGCTTGGATTCAGAATTAATTTTGTACGGGCTATCAGGAAGCCGATTGCTTAAGGCAGCCGAAAAGCTTGGATTGCGCAGTGCCCATGAGGTATTTGCTGATCGCACCTATCAAAGCGATGGATCACTTACCTCCCGCCGACAGCCCAATGCCGTTTTAACTGACACGGATGCAGCGGTCAGCCAAGTAATTCGAATGGTTAAAGAAGGGAGAGTTACCTCACAGCAAGGAACAGATGTTAGGATTCAAGCGGATACCGTCTGCATTCACGGTGATGGAGCTCATGCGCTATCCTTTGCCAGACACATCCGATCACAATTGGAAAACGAGCAGATCAGAGTTGAAACGGTAGGACATCAAGCATAA
- a CDS encoding penicillin-binding transpeptidase domain-containing protein, with protein MKRILFFSIVGVLLAVGGIFIYAHLMEDDPRVVKDRAEKRFEEYLDNWGKQDFAQMYEQLALDTKKKMTKTAFISRYESIYNGMEASHVQVKDTSMGRESITKNEELHLPYQASMNTVAGPLTFTHKLTMVRENQSGKKDWYIKWNESLIFPSMKEKDKVRVQTILPQRGEIVDRNGILLATTGVAYEVGLIPEKWEKNSDDQKQKTAALLDMTVEQIAAKRNAKWVKPELFVPLATQAKEDNRLDQLEKIEGLMLRKKQVRYYPYRQATAHLIGYIGSMNEEQWKLYEPKGYRATDLVGKAGVEQVYEEQLHGTPGARIIIADEQGQEKEVLAKKLAQDGQKLALTIDADLQFAIYEEMKNDAGTAAAIHPLTGEVLAMLSTPAYDPNAFIRGLSNKEWTQLNDDPAKPLLNRFAIGFAPGSTFKPITAAIGLEQGSIQPEQGMTVKGLHWQKDSSWGKYEVTRVKDPHSPVTLEKALVYSDNIYFAQAALQMGQQVFLEGAKKFGIGENLPLTYPLRKSKIANQDIRNEIQLADSGYGQGEVIMTPLHLALTYSAFVNEGNIVYPALTQQEMKSQAFWRENVMSKETAALIKADLIQVMENSQGTGRFAKPSGIRVAGKTGTAELKARKGEDGLEYGWMAVFNVDKPKLLLTMMIENVKGRGGSHYLDPKVKRIFAQEMSRDS; from the coding sequence ATGAAGAGAATACTCTTTTTTTCTATCGTTGGAGTTCTTCTTGCTGTAGGAGGAATTTTTATTTACGCCCATTTGATGGAAGATGATCCTCGTGTTGTAAAGGATCGGGCAGAAAAACGTTTTGAGGAGTATCTGGACAACTGGGGTAAACAGGACTTTGCCCAAATGTATGAGCAACTAGCTTTGGATACAAAGAAAAAAATGACAAAGACGGCATTTATAAGCCGCTATGAAAGCATTTATAACGGGATGGAAGCCAGTCATGTACAAGTGAAGGATACCTCAATGGGACGTGAATCCATCACGAAAAACGAGGAGCTTCACCTGCCCTACCAAGCTAGCATGAATACAGTCGCTGGTCCTCTTACTTTTACACATAAGCTAACAATGGTACGTGAAAATCAGAGTGGAAAAAAAGATTGGTATATCAAATGGAATGAATCCCTCATTTTTCCTAGCATGAAGGAGAAAGATAAGGTGAGGGTCCAAACCATCCTGCCACAGCGAGGGGAAATTGTAGATCGTAATGGAATCTTATTAGCCACAACAGGGGTCGCTTATGAAGTAGGGCTAATACCTGAAAAATGGGAAAAGAATTCAGACGATCAGAAACAAAAAACAGCCGCTCTATTAGATATGACCGTAGAACAAATTGCGGCGAAACGAAATGCAAAATGGGTGAAGCCAGAGTTATTTGTTCCATTAGCAACGCAAGCTAAGGAAGACAATCGCTTAGATCAATTAGAAAAGATCGAGGGCTTGATGCTACGTAAGAAACAGGTGCGTTATTATCCTTATCGTCAGGCTACTGCTCATTTAATCGGTTATATCGGCAGTATGAATGAAGAGCAATGGAAGTTATACGAGCCAAAAGGTTATCGTGCTACGGATTTGGTGGGGAAGGCGGGCGTGGAGCAGGTCTATGAGGAACAATTACACGGTACGCCAGGTGCGCGGATTATTATAGCGGATGAGCAGGGACAGGAAAAGGAAGTGCTAGCAAAAAAACTAGCACAGGATGGGCAGAAGCTCGCACTAACCATTGATGCTGATCTACAGTTTGCAATCTATGAGGAAATGAAGAATGATGCAGGGACAGCGGCGGCTATTCATCCGCTTACTGGAGAAGTGCTGGCGATGCTAAGTACACCAGCGTATGATCCTAACGCGTTTATCAGAGGATTATCCAATAAGGAATGGACCCAGCTAAATGACGATCCAGCGAAACCACTACTTAATCGGTTTGCTATTGGATTTGCGCCGGGTTCCACCTTTAAGCCTATTACGGCGGCGATTGGACTTGAACAAGGAAGTATCCAGCCTGAGCAAGGCATGACTGTCAAGGGATTACATTGGCAAAAGGATTCCTCATGGGGGAAATACGAGGTAACGCGAGTGAAAGACCCACATAGCCCTGTTACTTTAGAAAAAGCTCTCGTGTATTCCGATAATATTTATTTTGCGCAAGCGGCATTACAGATGGGGCAGCAGGTTTTCTTAGAAGGAGCAAAAAAGTTTGGTATAGGTGAAAATTTGCCGCTTACCTATCCGTTAAGGAAATCAAAAATAGCTAACCAGGATATCAGAAATGAAATTCAGCTAGCTGATTCTGGGTATGGGCAAGGAGAAGTAATAATGACACCTCTTCATCTGGCGTTGACCTATAGCGCATTTGTAAATGAGGGAAATATAGTCTACCCCGCTTTAACCCAGCAGGAGATGAAGTCACAAGCCTTTTGGAGGGAAAATGTAATGTCGAAGGAGACAGCAGCATTGATTAAAGCTGACCTAATTCAAGTGATGGAAAATTCACAAGGGACAGGGCGGTTTGCCAAACCATCGGGTATCCGTGTGGCAGGAAAAACGGGAACAGCGGAGTTAAAGGCGAGAAAAGGTGAGGATGGGTTGGAGTATGGCTGGATGGCTGTGTTTAATGTAGATAAGCCAAAGCTATTACTAACGATGATGATAGAGAATGTAAAAGGTCGAGGTGGCAGTCATTATCTTGATCCCAAGGTTAAACGAATTTTTGCGCAGGAAATGAGTAGAGATTCCTAG
- a CDS encoding DUF969 domain-containing protein, with product MLSLVGILIVIVGFALRFNPLLVVTVAGIATGLAGNLSFEQILITFGEAFEKNRYLSLFILTLPIIGLLERYGLKEQSQRLIRKVKAATTGRLLILYLFVREVTAMLGLTSLGGHAQMVRPLVAPMAEGAAENKHGQLPKELSDKIKAQSAATDNIGLFFGEDIFIAFGAVLLMHGFFQQNGISLEPLHIAVWGIPTAIAAFLIHGTRLYLFDGKIRRYMEESKQLRKSA from the coding sequence ATGTTATCACTGGTCGGAATTTTAATTGTTATTGTCGGATTTGCTTTACGCTTTAATCCACTACTCGTTGTTACAGTGGCAGGGATTGCTACGGGACTTGCAGGGAATTTATCGTTTGAACAAATCTTAATTACATTTGGAGAAGCCTTTGAAAAGAACCGCTATTTATCGTTGTTTATTTTAACGTTACCAATTATTGGTCTTTTAGAACGATACGGGCTAAAGGAACAGTCACAGCGATTAATTCGCAAAGTAAAAGCGGCTACTACGGGTCGATTGCTGATTTTGTATCTATTTGTACGAGAAGTCACTGCCATGCTAGGACTAACCAGCTTAGGTGGACATGCTCAGATGGTTCGTCCGTTGGTAGCACCGATGGCAGAAGGAGCAGCCGAGAACAAACACGGTCAATTGCCTAAAGAGCTAAGCGACAAGATTAAGGCTCAATCAGCAGCTACAGATAATATTGGTTTATTTTTTGGAGAAGACATTTTTATTGCTTTTGGTGCCGTCCTATTGATGCATGGCTTCTTCCAACAAAACGGCATCTCACTTGAACCTCTTCATATAGCAGTATGGGGGATTCCAACTGCAATTGCGGCCTTTTTGATTCATGGCACAAGATTATATTTATTTGATGGAAAAATCAGAAGATACATGGAAGAAAGCAAACAACTGCGAAAAAGTGCGTAG
- a CDS encoding DUF979 domain-containing protein produces MFIQLDFIYYLAGVFLVIISILALRDKSNPRRFTTSLFWALFAFSFLGGKLVSSLVMGIIVLLMALIAGLGGVRLGTYQQTTDEQREASAKRFGNRLFIPALLIPVVTVIGSVLLKNAKIGEIFLLDQQNVTLVSLGVACLVSLVVAMSITKTKGIQPVKESRRLLDAIGWAAVLPQMLATLGALFGAAGVGTVIADLVSSAIPVDNRFLVVVAYVLGMALFTMVMGNAFAAFPVMTAGIGLPLLVQMHGGNPAVLGAIGMFSGYCGTLLTPMAANFNIVPAALLDLPDKNAVIKAQAPTALLLLGINIFLMYYLLF; encoded by the coding sequence ATGTTCATCCAGTTAGATTTTATCTATTATCTTGCCGGCGTGTTTCTTGTCATTATTTCGATTTTAGCGTTAAGAGATAAAAGCAATCCCCGTCGTTTTACCACCTCCCTTTTCTGGGCCTTATTTGCCTTTTCCTTTTTAGGGGGCAAGCTAGTATCTTCCTTAGTCATGGGCATCATTGTGCTGTTAATGGCGCTTATTGCTGGTTTGGGCGGAGTACGTTTGGGAACGTATCAGCAAACAACGGATGAACAAAGAGAGGCTAGCGCCAAACGTTTTGGGAATCGTTTGTTTATCCCCGCACTATTGATCCCGGTTGTGACCGTAATTGGTAGTGTTTTATTGAAAAATGCCAAAATAGGCGAAATATTTTTACTAGATCAGCAGAACGTTACGCTGGTGAGCTTAGGAGTTGCTTGTTTAGTCTCGTTAGTGGTAGCGATGAGCATTACCAAGACAAAAGGTATTCAGCCAGTAAAAGAATCGCGTCGTTTGCTGGATGCGATCGGCTGGGCTGCTGTCCTGCCGCAAATGCTAGCCACATTGGGAGCATTATTTGGAGCCGCAGGGGTGGGCACAGTGATCGCTGATCTAGTAAGTTCTGCGATTCCAGTGGATAATCGTTTCCTAGTTGTCGTTGCATATGTATTGGGGATGGCCTTGTTCACGATGGTAATGGGGAATGCATTTGCGGCCTTTCCCGTCATGACTGCTGGGATTGGGCTACCCTTGTTAGTGCAAATGCACGGTGGAAACCCAGCCGTGTTGGGAGCAATTGGTATGTTTTCTGGGTATTGTGGCACGTTGCTTACTCCGATGGCAGCCAATTTTAATATTGTTCCGGCGGCCCTATTAGATTTGCCTGATAAAAATGCGGTGATAAAAGCGCAGGCTCCGACTGCTTTATTGCTGTTAGGAATTAATATCTTTCTAATGTACTATTTGCTATTTTAG